The segment GcgctgtgctctctctctctctctctctcgttggGTTTTGCATAGATGCGAAACGATTGATTTGCCGGAGAACAGATTCTTCTAGAACAACCCAACGAGCACATTTCAGCTCAGCCTTTCACTCTGCATTTCTTTAGATTGCATCATTTACTAAACCTCCCAAATCTCGCACATACAAGGGAGAGAATAAGAAtatgtgatttctttttttagcttgctcattgattctttttttcacattatcaGAAAACCTCCGCCAATGTCAAAGTGGAGCTGCAGCCAGTGATGTAGTGGTTAATAAGTAAGTGGGTAAACTTTGACTCCTGGTCTTAAAAATGCGAATAACCACCGATACAAACACAtatcacactttaaaaacactgatagTTTAAAACTCTTTTTTCATCGTAGGTGTTGGTAAGATTTGCTTATCACATTTTCTCTTACAGGATTATTTCTCCCTAAAAAAAGCTGGGAACATTTGTTGAGAATACTGTTTTGATGGATTACCCTCCACTACATCGCTGACTATAGCAAAACGAAAAAATGACACGGATTAAATTAAAGGAAAACACTGATGGCAACGAGTGAAACGTCTCTGCATAATTTCGAATTTTCAAAATGGTGCCGTGATTCATTGATGATTGCAAGAGACGCACATCAGGCTTCTGGTTCTCTAATTGTGAAAAAACGCGTTCAGTTCGTCGTACACAGGGGCCCGTTCGTGGTGTAAGTGCATGTCGTGGTAAGGCAGGACGTTTTCAGAGTGAATGCCGCTCCGGGATCCAGAAGAACCGAACACCAGGTTGTGGCCCCCGCTGGCTCTGGAGCCCGGCAGGCCGGAGTAATGCATAGAGTAGTGATACCCCTTCTCGTTGTCGGGGGACGCAGCGCCTTGGTGCTTCAGGGAAAAGTTCCCGTTGACGCAGAGAGGCGGGCTGAGAGGCCCCTCGTATTCGGGGCTGTTATACTCCGGGGATCCGCTCCCACCGTACAGAGAGTCGTAGGCCGAGTTGTAGCCGTGCGTCCTCAGCGGGAGCGAGTTCGAGCCCGGCTGGCAGTGGGGGCTGGAGAGACGTGCGCACTGGTAGGGGTAGGAATGCATCGAGAAGGAACCGGACCCATACCTCCCGCCTTCCTGACACTGCTGCTCGGTTAGGAAGTTACGGGAGTTCAGCTGCAGGCATCCCGCTACGAGGTTAGTCGTGGGCTGGGAGAGTCCCTTGCAAAGGGTCTGGACGTAGGCCACAACATCAGGCCTTTTTCCGGAGCGCAGTATCTCCGAA is part of the Notolabrus celidotus isolate fNotCel1 chromosome 20, fNotCel1.pri, whole genome shotgun sequence genome and harbors:
- the LOC117832566 gene encoding neurogenic differentiation factor 2-like, translating into MLTRLFSDPSLLPDVQKYSSWAEDSEEEDGKVKDEDQDTQDGMDESDMMGDSRTHSEHAGEDDDEDDMEEDDDGEDTEGDRPKKRGPKKRKMTPARMERSKMRRTKANARERTRMHDLNSALDNLRKVVPCYSKTQKLSKIETLRLAKNYIWALSEILRSGKRPDVVAYVQTLCKGLSQPTTNLVAGCLQLNSRNFLTEQQCQEGGRYGSGSFSMHSYPYQCARLSSPHCQPGSNSLPLRTHGYNSAYDSLYGGSGSPEYNSPEYEGPLSPPLCVNGNFSLKHQGAASPDNEKGYHYSMHYSGLPGSRASGGHNLVFGSSGSRSGIHSENVLPYHDMHLHHERAPVYDELNAFFHN